The following are encoded together in the Penicillium digitatum chromosome 3, complete sequence genome:
- a CDS encoding Translin-associated factor TraX, putative — protein MGTKRDWEGQPLELNPHDESMAEAEAEAAPSILSIFENFRDELDEHHDRRERIIKKSRDITALSKKIIFALQRVRATNQPLPPKIAQENQTRFDQIHALFEGIIPEQLGINGWRYQRQISAGIQEFIEAISFDHYLRTQTLITHAECSARVPPQILVSEEDYLMGLYDLTGEMMRFAVLSLSSGNATATQAIKNTGTDIEKSAVASSQGGIVVDLRAMRAGFEALSVPQRHYMFRDMAKKLDVMQNSVEKVERAAYGIVVRGSERPSGWTPDMSGSVEVASY, from the exons ATGGGTACCAAACGCGACTGGGAAGGCCAGCCACTCGAGCTCAATCCTCACGACGAAAGTATGGCAGAGGCAGAGGCAGAGGCAGCACCTTCAATCCTGTCAATCTTTGAAAACTTTCGCGATGAGCTGGACGAGCACCATGACCGCCGCGAGCGTATCATCAAGAAAAGCCGCGATATTACCGCCCTGAGCAAGAAGAT TATCTTCGCCCTTCAACGAGTCCGCGCAACAAACCAACCCCTCCCACCCAAAATCGCCCAAGAAAACCAAACCCGCTTCGACCAAATCCATGCACTGTTCGAAGGTATCATCCCCGAGCAACTAGGCATCAATGGCTGGCGATACCAGCGCCAAATAAGTGCCGGAATTCAAGAATTTATCGAAGCCATCTCCTTCGACCACTACCTGCGCACGCAAACGCTAATCACCCACGCCGAGTGCTCCGCCCGCGTCCCACCGCAAATCCTCGTTTCAGAAGAAGACTACCTAATGGGCCTCTACGATCTTACAGGAGAGATGATGCGCTTCGCGGTTTTATCACTGAGCTCTGGAAACGCAACTGCTACCCAGGCAATTAAGAACACAGGAACCGACATCGAAAAATCAGCGGTCGCATCGTCGCAGGGCGGCATCGTGGTTGATCTGCGTGCTATGCGCGCAGGTTTCGAGGCGCTCAGTGTGCCACAGCGGCATTACATGTTCCGAGATATGGCGAAGAAGTTGGACGTGATGCAGAACAGTGTGGAGAAGGTTGAGCGAGCAGCGTATGGAATTGTCGTTCGGGGAAGTGAGAGGCCGAGTGGGTGGACGCCTGATATGTCGGGCTCGGTGGAGGTGGCATCCTATTAA
- a CDS encoding RPEL repeat translates to MSSIEQSLPPTHERRNSLEKHLQTRPEMQDLKNRHILLDTNVAPALQSARQELDRQRATDSLKKNLEKRPEKDELVERNILPATSAAPALQAHARELEKHMLADNLEHKIQNRPQPEELISQGILSEDENPRSPV, encoded by the exons atgTCTTCCATCGAACAATCTCTTCCTCCGACCCACGAGCGTCGCAACTCGTTGGAGAAACACCTCCAAACCCGCCCGGAAATGCAAGACCTTAAGAATCGCCACATCCTGCTGGACACCAATGTAGCCCC AGCTCTTCAATCTGCCCGCCAGGAGCTCGACCGCCAGCGTGCTACAGACAGTCTGAAGAAGAACCTGGAGAAGAGGCCAGAGAAGGACGAGCTAGTTGAGC GTAACATTCTCCCCGCAACCTCCGCTGCCCCAGCGCTGCAGGCCCACGCCCGTGAACTCGAGAAGCATATGCTGGCCGATAACCTCGAGCATAAAATTCAGAATCGGCCACAGCCTGAAGAGTTGATTTCGCAGGGTATTCTCTCCGAGGATGAGAACCCACGCTCGCCCGTATAA